The Bos indicus x Bos taurus breed Angus x Brahman F1 hybrid chromosome 15, Bos_hybrid_MaternalHap_v2.0, whole genome shotgun sequence genome includes a window with the following:
- the LOC113904823 gene encoding olfactory receptor 56A4-like, protein MASHSNYSAPPVSEFILICFPNYQSWQHWLSLPLSLLLLLALGANATLLITIWLEASLHEPMYYLLSLLSLLDMVLCLTVIPKVLAIFWFDLRSIGFFPCFLQMFIMNSFLTMESCTFMVMAYDRYVAICKPLHYPSIITNQFVARATIFVVARNALASLPVPILSARLRYCAENIIKNCICTNLSVSKLSCDDITFNQLYQFVAGWTLLGSDLILIIISYSFILKAVLRIKAEGAAAKALSTCGSHFILILFFSTVLLVLVITNLARKRIPPDVPILLNILHHLIPPALNPIVYGVRTKEIKQGIQKMIRRL, encoded by the coding sequence ATGGCATCACACAGCAACTACTCCGCTCCCCCAGTCTCCGAATTCATCCTCATCTGCTTCCCTAACTACCAGAGCTGGCAGCACTGGCTGTCCCTGCCCCTCAGTCTCCTTTTGCTCCTGGCTCTGGGGGCCAACGCCACCCTCCTCATCACCATCTGGCTGGAGGCCTCTCTGCATGAGCCCATGTACTACCTGCTCAGCCTCCTCTCCCTGCTGGACATGGTGCTCTGTCTCACCGTCATCCCCAAGGTTCTAGCCATCTTCTGGTTTGACCTCAGGTCTATTGGgttttttccctgctttcttcagatGTTCATCATGAACAGTTTCTTGACCATGGAGTCCTGCACATTCATggtcatggcctatgaccgctatgtggccatctgcaagcctctGCACTACCCATCTATCATCACTAACCAATTTGTGGCCAGAGCCACCATTTTTGTAGTGGCCCGGAATGCCCTTGCTTCACTCCCAGTTCCAATCCTTTCTGCCAGACTCAGATATTGTGCAGAGAACATCATCAAGAACTGCATCTGCACTAATCTGTCTGTGTCCAAACTCTCCTGTGATGACATCACCTTCAATCAGCTCTACCAGTTTGTGGCAGGCTGGACCCTACTGGGCTCTGACCTCATTCTTATCATTATCTCCTACTCTTTTATCCTGAAAGCTGTTCTAAGGATTAAAGCTGAGGGAGCTGCTGCCAAGGCCCTGAGCACCTGTGGTTCCCACTTCATCCTCATCCTCTTCTTCAGCACAGTCCTGCTGGTCCTGGTCATCACTAACCTGGCCAGGAAGAGGATTCCCCCAGACGTCCCCATCCTGCTCAACATTCTGCACCACCTCATCCCCCCAGCTCTGAACCCCATAGTTTATGGTGTGAGAACCAAGGAGATAAAGCAGGGAATCCAGAAAATGATCAGGAGGTTATAA